One Gelria sp. Kuro-4 DNA segment encodes these proteins:
- a CDS encoding tripartite tricarboxylate transporter TctB family protein, with product MSGDRLAALVSFVVGLHWSYKGLVYGYWMDMGPGPGFIPVLFGSLTLILSISLFLQTLRKKGDALTVREVRTVALVAAAVGVSIWLMHLLGTFVSLGLFLVAWLCLLEHYRLAAALKIALPTVIVAYLVFTVWLQVPLPQGLFGF from the coding sequence ATGTCTGGCGATCGTCTAGCCGCCCTGGTAAGCTTTGTCGTCGGCCTGCACTGGTCCTACAAGGGCCTGGTTTACGGTTACTGGATGGACATGGGACCAGGGCCCGGGTTTATCCCGGTACTTTTCGGCAGCCTGACGCTCATCCTCAGTATTTCACTTTTCCTGCAAACCCTGCGCAAAAAAGGCGACGCCCTAACCGTCCGGGAGGTGCGTACAGTCGCCCTCGTGGCAGCCGCGGTAGGCGTAAGCATCTGGCTCATGCACCTTCTCGGCACCTTTGTCAGCTTGGGACTTTTTCTGGTCGCCTGGCTGTGTCTCCTGGAACATTACCGCTTGGCGGCCGCGCTGAAGATCGCTCTACCCACCGTGATAGTGGCTTATCTTGTCTTCACCGTCTGGCTCCAGGTTCCACTGCCGCAGGGTCTTTTCGGTTTTTAA
- a CDS encoding fumarylacetoacetate hydrolase family protein encodes MKLVQFYGPQGALKVGLLQGNVVRDLTLPGDGLTTTNAYCRCALAAGTDLAALVAGVAAGRELPCWELAQVRLTLPFYPDEVWGCGVTYKKSMEFRAEELAEPENIYERVYSAARPEVFFKGTAARCSGPGETIGKRADSHFTAPEPELAVLVGAEGQVLGYTLANDVSAWDIERENALYLPQSKIYAKCCALGPYLVTPDEIPDPYAIAISCRIRRQGDIIFTGASSTANLKRRIPDLVSTVRSANVLPPLTAILTGTGIIVPEAAALAPGDVVEITGSGLGTLENVVEEV; translated from the coding sequence ATGAAGCTGGTGCAGTTTTACGGTCCACAAGGTGCGCTTAAGGTGGGCCTGCTCCAGGGCAACGTTGTGCGCGATTTAACCCTGCCCGGGGACGGGCTGACCACTACCAATGCCTACTGTCGGTGCGCTCTGGCCGCCGGTACCGACCTGGCCGCTCTGGTGGCGGGCGTAGCGGCCGGTCGGGAACTCCCGTGCTGGGAGTTGGCGCAGGTTCGCCTTACCCTGCCCTTTTACCCGGACGAGGTGTGGGGATGCGGTGTAACCTACAAAAAGAGCATGGAGTTTCGGGCCGAGGAACTAGCCGAACCAGAGAACATTTATGAACGGGTCTACAGCGCCGCCCGGCCGGAGGTTTTCTTCAAGGGTACGGCGGCCCGCTGCAGCGGGCCGGGCGAGACCATCGGCAAGCGGGCCGACTCGCACTTCACCGCGCCCGAGCCGGAGTTGGCCGTGCTGGTGGGAGCGGAGGGGCAGGTGCTGGGCTACACCCTGGCCAACGACGTCTCTGCCTGGGACATCGAGCGGGAAAACGCCCTCTACCTCCCACAAAGCAAAATCTACGCCAAGTGTTGCGCCCTCGGGCCTTACCTCGTCACCCCCGACGAAATCCCTGATCCGTATGCCATAGCCATATCTTGCCGCATCCGGCGGCAAGGGGATATAATCTTCACAGGTGCCAGCAGCACCGCTAATTTGAAGCGGCGGATCCCCGACCTGGTCAGCACCGTTCGCTCCGCCAACGTTCTTCCACCCCTCACCGCCATCCTCACCGGCACGGGGATCATCGTCCCGGAGGCGGCGGCGCTCGCGCCGGGTGACGTGGTGGAGATAACCGGCAGCGGGCTCGGCACTCTGGAAAACGTCGTGGAGGAGGTTTAG
- a CDS encoding DUF362 domain-containing protein: MQVDEDRCVGCGRCVLYCPVQAISLSADGGHAVIDQDECVECGACLRSPACKTGALYQPELSYPRSVRSILSDPLTIAPESGITGRGTEEMKTNDVTARFKRGCAGVAVEVGRPLLGARLSDVEKIAMAIARFGVEFEKVNPTTSLMADPKTGKFKDELLREKVLSAIIEFAVPLEKLEDVLYTLERVSHEVESVFSVDVCSRCNPDGSIPHEEILAKGNWWYSINTKTNVGLGRPPAAE; encoded by the coding sequence ATGCAGGTAGACGAAGATCGCTGCGTCGGTTGCGGCCGCTGCGTCCTGTACTGCCCGGTGCAGGCCATCAGCCTGAGCGCGGACGGCGGGCACGCCGTAATCGACCAAGATGAGTGTGTGGAGTGTGGGGCCTGTCTGCGCAGCCCCGCCTGCAAGACGGGTGCGCTGTACCAGCCCGAGCTGAGCTACCCGCGGAGCGTACGCAGCATTTTGAGCGACCCCCTCACCATTGCTCCCGAAAGCGGCATCACCGGCCGCGGCACGGAAGAGATGAAGACCAACGACGTCACCGCCCGCTTCAAGCGGGGCTGCGCCGGCGTGGCCGTGGAGGTGGGACGGCCGCTCCTCGGCGCGCGCCTCAGCGACGTGGAGAAGATCGCCATGGCCATCGCCCGCTTCGGGGTGGAATTCGAGAAGGTCAACCCCACCACCAGCCTTATGGCCGACCCCAAGACCGGCAAGTTTAAGGACGAGCTTTTGCGCGAAAAGGTGCTCTCCGCCATCATCGAGTTTGCCGTACCGCTTGAAAAGCTGGAGGATGTGCTCTACACCCTGGAGCGCGTGTCCCATGAGGTGGAGTCGGTGTTCAGCGTGGACGTCTGCTCGCGCTGCAACCCCGACGGCTCTATCCCGCACGAAGAGATACTGGCCAAAGGCAACTGGTGGTATTCCATCAACACCAAGACCAACGTCGGGCTGGGCCGGCCGCCGGCGGCGGAATAG
- the mobB gene encoding molybdopterin-guanine dinucleotide biosynthesis protein B, with product MTDLSVDLAAASQRVQVGGREFCVLPQAAAEKLAKGSQRSRREVERAALTAGIIPGRYLRNVGTVGISGQLRLLNATVAVVGCGGLGGLVVELLARMGVGTLVLVDGDVFEDNNLNRQLLCTEADLGKPKVMAAYERVLAINAAVEVRCHETRLTKENAAFLLGGADVVVDALDNLPSRFVLERAARRLQIPLVHGAIAGFLGQVLTIYPDDPGLAELYGPEGSRERGVEVETGNPAATPALVAAYQAQEVVKILTGAGEPLRRRLLYIDSAGGEVYTLNLGERGKEEQKAAGTRQGPAVVSFVGTSGSGKTTLLVELITALTRRGLKVAAVKHSHEENAGDAPGKDTQRLKQAGAEGVALLTPARTALFYPLADEEAGARLTDWFPGVDLILVEGWKHGPFPRVLVFRAGVSEPLSPPPPDTIAVVGDVAAARAAGLPADRPGFGWEEVEELGEFLMRTFRVGAGQN from the coding sequence ATGACGGACTTGAGCGTTGACCTGGCCGCTGCCTCGCAGAGGGTGCAGGTGGGGGGCAGGGAGTTCTGCGTGCTCCCGCAGGCCGCGGCAGAGAAACTGGCTAAGGGGTCTCAGCGGTCACGGCGGGAGGTGGAGCGCGCCGCGCTTACGGCTGGGATCATCCCCGGGCGTTACCTGCGCAACGTGGGCACCGTGGGGATTTCCGGCCAGTTGCGCCTCTTAAACGCCACGGTGGCGGTGGTGGGCTGTGGTGGTTTAGGCGGACTGGTGGTGGAACTCCTGGCCCGGATGGGGGTGGGCACGTTGGTGCTGGTGGACGGCGATGTTTTCGAAGACAACAACCTTAACCGCCAGCTTCTCTGCACCGAGGCCGACCTGGGGAAGCCCAAAGTGATGGCGGCCTACGAGCGCGTGCTGGCCATCAATGCCGCCGTGGAAGTGCGCTGCCACGAGACGCGCCTAACAAAGGAAAACGCCGCCTTCCTGCTCGGGGGCGCGGACGTAGTGGTTGACGCACTGGACAACCTGCCCAGCCGCTTTGTCCTGGAAAGGGCCGCGCGCCGGCTGCAGATTCCTCTGGTGCACGGGGCCATTGCCGGCTTCTTGGGGCAGGTTCTGACCATCTATCCGGACGACCCCGGGCTGGCCGAGCTTTATGGCCCGGAGGGAAGCCGCGAGCGGGGCGTGGAGGTGGAGACGGGCAACCCGGCCGCCACTCCGGCCCTGGTAGCGGCTTACCAGGCACAAGAGGTGGTCAAGATCCTTACGGGGGCAGGGGAGCCGCTGCGCCGGCGGCTGCTCTACATCGATTCGGCCGGCGGCGAGGTCTATACGCTCAACCTGGGGGAAAGGGGCAAGGAAGAACAAAAGGCCGCTGGAACCAGGCAGGGACCGGCGGTGGTCAGCTTTGTCGGCACCTCCGGGAGCGGCAAGACCACCCTTTTGGTCGAGCTGATTACAGCGCTGACGCGCCGCGGCTTGAAGGTCGCGGCGGTGAAACACTCGCACGAGGAAAACGCCGGCGACGCGCCCGGCAAAGACACACAGCGGCTCAAACAGGCCGGGGCGGAGGGGGTGGCACTCCTAACCCCGGCGCGCACGGCGCTTTTTTACCCGTTGGCGGACGAGGAGGCGGGGGCCCGCTTGACGGACTGGTTTCCCGGGGTCGACTTGATCCTGGTGGAGGGCTGGAAACACGGGCCCTTCCCCCGAGTGCTTGTATTTCGGGCCGGGGTCTCCGAGCCCTTAAGCCCGCCGCCGCCCGATACGATCGCTGTCGTGGGCGACGTGGCGGCGGCCCGGGCAGCGGGTCTCCCCGCCGACCGGCCCGGCTTCGGCTGGGAGGAAGTGGAGGAGCTGGGCGAATTCCTGATGCGTACTTTTCGGGTGGGCGCAGGGCAGAATTAG
- a CDS encoding OPT/YSL family transporter translates to MEKQAGMSYASSFRDQFTWRAVILGAIGSAIITTSSMYVALRMGALPWPTIFVAILSLTVLKALGRTNLNEINVTHTAMSAGGMVAGGVAFTIPGIWMLDKNAAVGLWPLLTVALAGTVLGVILVASIRRHFIEVEELPFPMGIAAAETVLAGDEGGQKAKWLFGSLGAAALLTALRDQWQRIPGAWTPPALWSRNIQFGLWVSPMAVGIGYLIGPFFTGTWFLGAALSYLLFIPLAVNGGYLSMEAATALKNSLGIGLIVGAGVGVLLKGVLPRAREIFGPLLGGKGDINLRWAPLTVAAIIFLLTTVAGIGFLPTLVTVLGVWVTTAMAATLDGQTGIDPMEIFGILVLLAVKLFWQPDATAAFFVAAVVAVACGLAGDNLQDFKSGYILKTQPRAQVYAELIGGVVGALVAVVVLFVMHRAYGAMGPGTELVAPQAYAVSTMVSGLPNPPAFLVGLVAGAVLYFLGVPGMTIGIGIYLPMFISTTAALGGLARWVVDKRWPGWNERGQLISSGFLGGEGVTGVVIALVRVFTGA, encoded by the coding sequence GTGGAAAAGCAGGCTGGCATGAGCTACGCGTCCTCGTTCCGGGACCAGTTCACGTGGCGGGCGGTGATCCTGGGTGCTATCGGCTCGGCCATCATCACCACCAGCTCCATGTACGTGGCCCTGCGCATGGGGGCGCTGCCCTGGCCCACCATTTTTGTGGCCATTCTCTCCTTAACCGTGCTCAAGGCGCTGGGACGCACCAACCTCAACGAGATCAACGTCACCCACACCGCCATGTCGGCGGGGGGGATGGTGGCCGGCGGGGTGGCCTTCACCATCCCGGGGATTTGGATGCTGGACAAAAATGCCGCCGTGGGCCTCTGGCCGCTCCTTACGGTCGCCCTGGCGGGTACGGTGCTCGGTGTCATCCTCGTTGCTTCCATTCGCCGCCACTTCATCGAGGTGGAAGAGCTCCCCTTTCCCATGGGGATCGCCGCGGCCGAGACGGTGCTGGCCGGCGATGAAGGCGGCCAGAAGGCCAAGTGGCTGTTCGGCTCCTTGGGGGCGGCGGCGCTGCTCACGGCCCTGCGCGACCAGTGGCAGAGAATCCCCGGGGCCTGGACGCCGCCGGCCCTCTGGTCCCGGAACATCCAATTCGGCCTCTGGGTGTCTCCCATGGCGGTGGGTATCGGTTACCTGATCGGTCCCTTCTTCACCGGTACCTGGTTCCTGGGGGCGGCGCTGAGTTACCTGCTCTTTATCCCGCTGGCCGTAAACGGCGGCTACCTGAGCATGGAGGCGGCCACCGCCCTGAAAAACAGCCTGGGCATCGGGCTCATCGTGGGCGCCGGGGTGGGTGTGCTCCTTAAGGGGGTGCTGCCCAGGGCCCGGGAGATCTTCGGGCCGCTCCTGGGCGGCAAAGGAGATATCAACCTGCGCTGGGCGCCCTTGACTGTGGCGGCCATCATCTTCCTTCTCACCACCGTGGCCGGGATCGGTTTTCTACCCACCCTGGTGACGGTGTTGGGCGTTTGGGTCACCACGGCCATGGCGGCGACCCTGGACGGCCAAACGGGCATCGATCCCATGGAGATCTTCGGCATCCTGGTGCTGCTGGCCGTGAAGCTGTTCTGGCAGCCCGACGCCACGGCCGCCTTCTTTGTGGCCGCGGTGGTGGCGGTGGCCTGCGGCCTGGCGGGGGACAACCTGCAGGACTTCAAGTCCGGGTACATCCTGAAGACGCAGCCGCGGGCCCAGGTGTATGCGGAGCTCATCGGCGGCGTGGTGGGCGCTCTGGTGGCGGTGGTGGTGCTCTTTGTCATGCACCGGGCGTACGGCGCCATGGGCCCGGGCACCGAACTGGTGGCGCCCCAGGCCTACGCCGTTTCCACCATGGTGAGCGGCCTGCCCAACCCGCCGGCCTTCCTCGTGGGCCTGGTGGCAGGCGCCGTCCTCTACTTCCTGGGCGTGCCCGGCATGACCATCGGCATCGGCATCTACCTGCCTATGTTTATCTCCACCACAGCGGCCCTGGGCGGGCTGGCGCGTTGGGTGGTGGACAAAAGGTGGCCGGGCTGGAATGAGAGGGGCCAGCTCATCTCCTCGGGCTTTTTAGGCGGAGAAGGCGTGACGGGAGTAGTCATCGCCCTGGTGCGCGTCTTCACCGGCGCTTGA
- a CDS encoding tripartite tricarboxylate transporter permease: MEILNYLLLGFAQALQPVNILFAFLGGLMGVIVGGLPGLGSVAGVALLLPLTFKMNPATAIIMLAALYYGNMFGGSISAILINIPGDSPAVMTALDGNQLAKQGRAGHALFMAFSASFCGGLIGIIILTLMGPLLAFLGLKFGPPEFAALIVLALTSIGWLLGDNPVKGVIAGAVGLLLATIGVDMIQGQPRFTFGLVNLSAGVPFIPFVIGLFGLSQVMLMLARPEEFTGGEQLYQKLSLKDSLLAWAEWLRCAWTIVRSAVLGFYIGLLPGSGATTAAFLSYIAAKRLSKHPERLGKGALEGVAASEAANNAASIGAFAPLLSLGIPGSGTTAILLGGLMMWGLTPGPLLFKEAPQFVWGLIASMYVGNLLVALTCILSIPFLIYVLKVPRSALAPIIVTVCILGAYSVNNSVFDLWVMVFAGLLGYFMNRFSFPIPALVLSLVLGPRLQTSIRQSFMISHGSAAIFLTRPISLTLLLIAVFLTLLPALSAWHKKRLAQQSAVVGG, encoded by the coding sequence ATGGAAATCCTCAATTACCTGCTGCTAGGATTTGCCCAGGCGTTGCAACCGGTCAACATCCTGTTCGCCTTCCTGGGCGGCCTGATGGGCGTCATCGTGGGCGGACTCCCGGGGCTGGGGTCGGTCGCCGGCGTGGCCCTGCTTCTGCCGCTCACCTTTAAGATGAACCCGGCCACGGCCATCATCATGTTGGCCGCCCTGTACTACGGTAACATGTTCGGCGGCTCCATCAGCGCCATCCTCATTAACATCCCCGGGGACTCACCTGCCGTGATGACCGCCCTGGACGGTAACCAGCTCGCCAAGCAAGGTCGCGCCGGTCACGCCCTCTTTATGGCCTTCAGCGCCTCCTTCTGCGGCGGACTGATCGGTATCATCATCCTCACCCTCATGGGGCCGCTGCTCGCCTTTTTAGGGCTCAAGTTCGGGCCGCCGGAGTTCGCGGCGCTCATCGTCCTCGCCCTCACCAGCATCGGCTGGCTTCTGGGGGACAATCCGGTGAAGGGTGTCATCGCCGGCGCGGTGGGACTGCTCTTGGCCACCATCGGGGTGGACATGATTCAAGGCCAACCGCGCTTCACTTTCGGCCTGGTCAACCTCTCTGCCGGCGTTCCCTTCATCCCGTTCGTCATCGGTCTCTTCGGCCTCTCCCAAGTGATGCTGATGCTGGCTCGTCCGGAGGAGTTCACCGGCGGCGAACAACTGTATCAGAAATTGTCGCTCAAAGACAGCCTCCTCGCGTGGGCCGAGTGGCTCCGTTGCGCCTGGACCATTGTACGCAGCGCCGTTTTGGGCTTTTACATCGGCCTGCTTCCCGGCTCGGGGGCAACCACTGCCGCCTTCCTTTCGTATATCGCCGCCAAGCGGCTGAGTAAGCACCCGGAACGGCTGGGCAAAGGCGCCCTCGAGGGTGTAGCCGCGTCGGAGGCGGCGAACAACGCCGCCAGCATCGGCGCCTTTGCTCCGCTCTTATCGCTGGGCATTCCCGGCTCCGGCACCACGGCCATCCTGCTCGGCGGTCTCATGATGTGGGGGCTCACCCCCGGCCCTCTCCTCTTTAAGGAAGCGCCGCAGTTCGTCTGGGGCCTCATCGCCAGCATGTACGTAGGGAACCTCCTGGTAGCCCTCACGTGCATTTTGTCCATTCCCTTTTTGATTTACGTCCTTAAGGTGCCGCGCTCCGCGCTGGCGCCCATCATCGTTACTGTCTGCATCCTCGGTGCCTACAGCGTGAACAACAGCGTTTTCGACCTCTGGGTGATGGTTTTCGCCGGGCTCCTGGGCTACTTCATGAACCGCTTCAGTTTCCCCATCCCGGCGCTGGTGCTCTCCCTCGTGCTCGGCCCGCGCCTGCAGACTTCCATCCGCCAGTCCTTCATGATCTCCCACGGCAGCGCAGCCATCTTTCTCACCCGGCCCATCTCCCTGACCCTGCTTTTGATCGCGGTCTTTCTGACGCTGCTTCCGGCGCTCAGCGCCTGGCACAAGAAGCGGCTGGCGCAACAGAGTGCAGTGGTCGGCGGGTAA
- a CDS encoding tripartite tricarboxylate transporter substrate binding protein, with protein MTRRIGVVAAALMVLLLVAGCGAQSGGQQAAPESKYPEKTITYVVPWGAGGGSDVMARMVVDIIQQNKFLPQPVVVVNKPGGSGAIGMNEVAQKKGDPYTIIGVVSGQISTPITTGAEVKASTFKPIAALALDEFFLLVKPDSQFKTLKDAVDYAKANPGKLTVGGTGTGSEDHMCTGLFQKAAGIKVEYIPFDGGGETISALLGGHVQLAWANPSECASQLKGGLVKVLGVMAPERLKTYPDIPTFKEQGYDAVFRQLRAISGTPDMPDYAVKTIAEALKKVSESERWQKDYIEKNALTSQYLGPEEYAQAVADAEKQYTEILTDLGLIKK; from the coding sequence GTGACAAGGCGAATTGGCGTTGTGGCGGCGGCACTTATGGTGCTCCTTCTCGTTGCCGGCTGCGGTGCGCAGAGCGGCGGGCAGCAGGCTGCACCTGAGTCCAAGTACCCGGAAAAAACCATCACCTACGTCGTTCCTTGGGGCGCCGGCGGCGGCAGCGACGTTATGGCCCGCATGGTGGTGGACATCATCCAGCAGAACAAGTTCCTGCCACAACCTGTGGTCGTGGTTAACAAGCCGGGCGGCAGCGGGGCCATCGGCATGAACGAAGTGGCCCAGAAGAAGGGAGACCCGTACACCATCATCGGCGTCGTTTCCGGCCAGATCAGTACGCCCATCACCACCGGTGCCGAGGTGAAAGCCTCCACCTTCAAGCCCATCGCCGCTCTGGCCCTGGATGAGTTCTTCCTCCTGGTCAAGCCTGACTCCCAGTTCAAAACCCTGAAAGACGCCGTGGATTACGCCAAAGCCAACCCTGGGAAACTCACGGTGGGCGGCACCGGCACCGGCTCCGAGGACCACATGTGCACCGGCCTCTTCCAAAAGGCCGCCGGCATTAAGGTGGAGTACATCCCCTTCGACGGCGGCGGCGAAACCATCAGCGCCCTCCTCGGCGGGCACGTTCAGTTAGCCTGGGCTAACCCGTCGGAGTGCGCCTCGCAGCTGAAGGGCGGTCTGGTGAAGGTGCTGGGCGTTATGGCACCCGAGCGCTTGAAGACCTACCCGGACATTCCCACCTTCAAGGAGCAGGGCTACGACGCCGTCTTCCGCCAGCTTCGTGCCATTTCCGGTACACCGGACATGCCGGACTACGCCGTCAAGACCATCGCCGAGGCCCTGAAGAAGGTCTCCGAGTCGGAGCGCTGGCAGAAGGACTACATCGAGAAGAACGCCCTCACCTCCCAGTACCTGGGACCGGAAGAGTACGCCCAGGCCGTTGCCGACGCGGAGAAACAGTACACCGAGATTCTTACCGATCTTGGGCTTATAAAGAAGTAA